The following DNA comes from Musa acuminata AAA Group cultivar baxijiao chromosome BXJ1-4, Cavendish_Baxijiao_AAA, whole genome shotgun sequence.
AGCAAGCTGCCACCCCCGCGACTCTTCTCCACACACATCCCCTTCCATTCCCTACCGCCGTCGGTGGTGGACTCCGACTGCAGAGTCGTGTACTTGTGCCGTAACCCCAAGGACAACTTCATATCCTTTTGGCACCACGAAAACTGGGTCAGGACGAGGGCTAACTTAGAACCATGGACTCTCGAGAAGGCCTTCGACAACTTCTGCAAGGGCTTCTCTTTCTTTGGTCCGTTTTGGGATCATGTGCTTGGTTACTGGAAGGCGCACTTGGAAAGGCCTAAGAAGATATTGTTCGTGAAGTACGAGGAGCTGCTGCAAGACACAGTAGCTCAGCTGAAGCGGCTGGCGGAGTTCCTTGGCTGCCCCTTCTCGGAGGATGAGGAGAAGGAAGGGGTGATCGATGGCATCGTGCGGTTGTGTTCCATGGAGAGCTTAAGCAATTTGAAGGTGAACAGGAGCGGCACGACGGActtcgggtgttggacggtggaCAAcagcctcttcttcagacgcggtgTGGTGGGGGATTGGCTGGATCATCTCACGCCCGAGATGGCCGATCGATTGGATGAGATGACGAAGGAGAAATTTGCTGGTTCTGGTTTGATGTTCTAAGGCACATATCTTGTAAGAATAATATATATCGAAACTTATGTTGGATCTTAATTCAAGAAATGGATACGGAGGCAGGTAATTACTGTTAGAAATGGTTCATCTGAGTTGAGTCAACTCATAACTCACACGCATCAAATCCTTAGAACATCATATCTATATAaggactagaaaaaaaaaaaaaaagttaggagaaACCCTCCCAACAATATCGTCTAATCACATTATAATtaaacttttcttcttctttttttctgatcgataattataatcaaaatctaattaaatctataatatatttttatataattaaataaaagttTATAATATAACAAATCACTATCTACCATGGCGTCGATGTGTTTCATAACACATCAATTTCTGTGAGGTA
Coding sequences within:
- the LOC135672664 gene encoding cytosolic sulfotransferase 8-like — translated: MADAYRSQLEEEEEEEEGVHHRTYQHYTQLVSALPSVDSGNGKPIFCYDGWYSLSSGIIGTMVAQKYFKARPTDVLVATIPKSGTTWMKALVFSTVNRGSCVDSQHALESYNPHEYIPFLELQIYTNNRVPDLSKLPPPRLFSTHIPFHSLPPSVVDSDCRVVYLCRNPKDNFISFWHHENWVRTRANLEPWTLEKAFDNFCKGFSFFGPFWDHVLGYWKAHLERPKKILFVKYEELLQDTVAQLKRLAEFLGCPFSEDEEKEGVIDGIVRLCSMESLSNLKVNRSGTTDFGCWTVDNSLFFRRGVVGDWLDHLTPEMADRLDEMTKEKFAGSGLMF